A genomic segment from Streptomyces sp. NBC_00654 encodes:
- a CDS encoding TetR/AcrR family transcriptional regulator, producing the protein MAEGLRERKKRQARQHISDLATGLFLKHGFVTVTVADVAELADVSVNTVYNYFPAKEDLFLDRMKSVSRRVPRFIRARDRGESAAEAVLRELRAAVVAVSPEYGLMDGFADFMRVIEEAPTLKARLWYLQQEVLQGVVEVLREETDVAPEDPMPLLVGGQIAWAEGALVAYISQEMSAGHQAVEVSRDALVVLDEIEGLLGEKVLNYARRAAA; encoded by the coding sequence ATGGCTGAGGGACTCAGGGAACGCAAGAAGCGCCAGGCCAGGCAGCACATCTCCGACCTGGCCACCGGGCTGTTCCTCAAGCACGGCTTCGTCACGGTCACCGTCGCCGATGTCGCCGAACTGGCGGACGTCTCCGTGAACACCGTCTACAACTACTTCCCGGCCAAGGAGGACCTCTTTCTCGACCGGATGAAGAGCGTCAGCCGGCGCGTCCCCCGCTTCATCCGCGCCCGCGACCGGGGCGAGTCCGCGGCCGAGGCGGTCCTGCGCGAACTGCGTGCCGCCGTCGTCGCCGTCTCCCCGGAGTACGGACTGATGGACGGCTTCGCCGACTTCATGCGGGTCATCGAGGAGGCGCCCACGCTCAAGGCCCGCCTCTGGTACCTCCAGCAGGAGGTCCTGCAGGGCGTCGTCGAGGTCCTGCGCGAGGAGACGGACGTGGCCCCGGAGGACCCGATGCCGCTGCTCGTCGGCGGTCAGATCGCCTGGGCCGAGGGCGCGCTCGTCGCCTACATCAGCCAGGAGATGAGCGCGGGCCACCAGGCGGTCGAGGTCTCCCGCGACGCCCTCGTCGTCCTCGACGAGATCGAGGGGCTGCTCGGCGAGAAGGTCCTCAACTACGCGCGGCGTGCCGCCGCGTGA
- a CDS encoding SCO5389 family protein: MSLDVSPALLEQAERGEVDEADFVDCVRTSLPYAWEMISSLVAQLKVDGGQFADNQTPPPNEQARGQLLRALASDAIRGALQRHFGVRLAFQNCHRVAVFPLDASVDDRLAKFTSVRGQLLNQSPELRDC, encoded by the coding sequence ATGTCGCTCGACGTCTCACCGGCGCTGTTGGAACAGGCCGAGCGAGGCGAAGTCGACGAAGCCGACTTCGTCGACTGCGTCCGGACCTCCCTGCCCTACGCATGGGAGATGATCAGCTCTCTGGTGGCCCAGCTGAAGGTCGACGGCGGACAGTTCGCCGACAATCAGACGCCGCCGCCGAACGAGCAGGCACGTGGTCAGCTGCTGCGTGCGCTCGCGAGTGATGCGATACGCGGCGCGCTTCAGCGGCACTTCGGGGTGCGTCTGGCATTCCAGAACTGCCACCGGGTCGCGGTGTTCCCGCTGGATGCCTCGGTTGACGACCGGCTGGCCAAATTCACCTCGGTGAGGGGCCAGTTGCTCAACCAGTCGCCCGAACTACGGGACTGCTGA
- a CDS encoding 3-hydroxyacyl-CoA dehydrogenase family protein, with protein MARKLAVIGAGLMGSGIAQVSAQAGWDVVLRDVTDAALTRGRDGIKASYDRFVSKGKLDAADAGAALARITTTTDLDAVADADIVVEAVFEKLEVKHEIFRTLDKVVREDTVLASNTSAIPITKIAAVTERPERVVGVHFFSPVPMMQLCELVRGYKTSDETLATAREFAESVGKTCIVVNRDVAGFVTTRLISALVVEAAKLYESGVASAEDIDTACKLGFGHAMGPLATADLTGVDILLHATGNIYTESQDEKFAAPELMRRMVDAGDIGRKSGQGFYTY; from the coding sequence GTGGCCAGGAAGCTTGCCGTCATCGGGGCCGGACTCATGGGATCCGGAATCGCACAGGTCTCCGCCCAGGCGGGCTGGGACGTCGTGCTGCGCGATGTGACCGACGCGGCGCTGACCCGCGGCCGCGACGGGATCAAGGCCTCGTACGACAGGTTCGTCTCCAAGGGCAAGCTGGACGCGGCCGACGCCGGGGCCGCGCTCGCCCGCATCACCACGACCACCGATCTCGATGCCGTGGCCGACGCCGACATCGTCGTCGAGGCCGTCTTCGAGAAGCTGGAGGTCAAGCACGAGATCTTCCGGACCCTCGACAAGGTCGTCCGCGAGGACACCGTCCTGGCCTCCAACACCTCCGCCATCCCGATCACCAAGATCGCGGCGGTGACCGAGCGCCCGGAGCGCGTCGTCGGGGTGCACTTCTTCTCGCCGGTGCCGATGATGCAGCTCTGCGAACTGGTGCGCGGCTACAAGACGAGCGACGAAACCCTGGCCACCGCACGGGAGTTCGCCGAGTCGGTCGGCAAGACCTGCATCGTCGTCAACCGTGATGTCGCGGGCTTCGTCACCACCCGGCTCATCTCGGCGCTGGTCGTCGAGGCCGCCAAGCTGTACGAGTCGGGCGTCGCGTCGGCCGAGGACATCGACACCGCCTGCAAGCTGGGCTTCGGGCACGCCATGGGGCCGCTGGCCACGGCCGACCTGACCGGCGTCGACATCCTGCTGCACGCCACCGGCAACATCTACACCGAGTCGCAGGACGAGAAGTTCGCCGCCCCGGAGCTGATGCGCCGGATGGTCGATGCAGGTGACATCGGACGCAAGAGCGGGCAGGGCTTCTACACCTACTGA
- a CDS encoding ATP-binding protein gives MDPTHRGPEEYGHDRDRTGDDAGQGGQSRDPLPPGPAPHTSRHTPQTPVQARVVQLVSGDLLLTVNPVDGSEVEPCPPGEHPAAPVRRTARQRADRERAIAPPVPPGPPGPQLPLLERQEERERLVRLLSRGRSVRLTGPAGSGRSALLSAVAADCAELAPDGVVRLCGHKRTTTDLLYGLFDAVHLAPHHRPDRQELLGFVRGIGAVVVVDDLEFGGAALEELLDATPECAFLFGATLDVTPPAADTHLEEVALAGLGRGASLDLLERVVERPLTDEETNWAGDLWFESEGLPLRFVQAGALLRDRHVSPAGPAASSAWPRPDDASAPAPLPSLGEGAAPAVLLASRLSGAARDTLRFAVALGGEVPHQAHLPALVGDTHADAALGELAGCGLLSPAGPRYRLAAGVLAQLEAGGYGEDAPARARSAAQHYAWWAGHPSVTPERAVTEADAVIAAMARLVPGDGAGQASAAVLLARSASPAFAAGMHWGAWERVLRIGQEAARIAGEVAEEAYFHHELGVLALCAGNLDRARAELETSIGMRGALADKSGAVAGRRALALVADRSGGLTPVGRTLTGDEVPAVRQEEPDTPAGGIPVLPLFPQQTQAPATVVSRQVPAPAPGAGGGRSLRRGILGGARRNLVAVGAGTLLAAVLGTVVTLGATSGKDEPAGRDTTTEQSSNEDDAGGGLPTDEPADGTEPADGVPAGSGSMSPGPSDPATPSSSGTPSPGTSGPGGTPSTDGPTDGLPTDPPTTGPSSTGKPTGRPTTPPTTPPTTPPTTPPTTPPTDPPTDPPTDPPTDPDTSMSAGGPTTAGAADTERDGVPDGQRDVLPDEEPGGQPGAPL, from the coding sequence ATGGACCCGACACACCGGGGACCGGAAGAGTACGGGCATGACCGCGACCGGACCGGGGATGACGCGGGGCAGGGAGGACAGTCCCGCGATCCGCTGCCACCGGGACCGGCCCCGCACACCTCGCGCCACACCCCGCAGACGCCCGTGCAGGCCCGGGTGGTCCAGCTCGTCTCGGGCGACCTGCTGCTCACGGTCAACCCGGTCGACGGCAGCGAGGTCGAACCCTGCCCGCCGGGCGAACACCCCGCCGCGCCGGTCCGCCGCACCGCGCGACAGCGCGCCGACCGCGAACGCGCCATCGCCCCGCCCGTCCCACCGGGCCCGCCCGGCCCGCAGCTGCCGCTGCTGGAGCGGCAGGAGGAGCGCGAGCGGCTGGTGCGTCTGCTGTCGCGCGGCAGGTCCGTCCGCCTCACCGGCCCGGCCGGCTCGGGCCGCTCGGCCCTCCTGAGCGCCGTCGCCGCCGACTGCGCGGAGCTGGCCCCCGACGGCGTCGTACGCCTCTGCGGTCACAAGCGCACCACCACGGACCTGCTGTACGGGCTCTTCGACGCGGTGCATCTGGCCCCGCACCACCGCCCGGACCGCCAGGAACTTCTCGGATTCGTGCGCGGCATCGGTGCCGTCGTCGTCGTGGACGACCTGGAGTTCGGCGGCGCCGCGCTGGAGGAACTGCTCGACGCCACCCCGGAGTGCGCCTTCCTGTTCGGCGCCACCCTCGATGTCACGCCCCCCGCCGCCGATACGCACCTCGAAGAGGTCGCCCTCGCCGGGCTCGGCCGCGGTGCCTCCCTGGACCTGCTGGAGCGGGTCGTCGAACGTCCGCTCACCGACGAGGAGACCAACTGGGCGGGCGACCTCTGGTTCGAGTCCGAGGGCCTGCCGCTGCGCTTCGTCCAGGCGGGCGCGCTGCTGCGCGACCGCCACGTGTCGCCCGCCGGCCCCGCGGCCTCCTCCGCGTGGCCGCGCCCCGACGACGCGTCCGCTCCGGCCCCCCTGCCGAGCCTGGGCGAGGGCGCGGCGCCCGCCGTGCTGCTGGCCTCCCGGCTGAGCGGGGCGGCCCGGGACACCCTGCGCTTCGCCGTCGCGCTCGGCGGCGAGGTGCCGCACCAGGCACATCTGCCCGCGCTCGTGGGCGACACCCACGCCGACGCCGCCCTCGGTGAGCTCGCCGGGTGCGGGCTGCTCTCCCCGGCGGGACCCCGCTACCGGCTGGCCGCCGGGGTCCTCGCCCAACTGGAGGCGGGCGGCTACGGCGAGGACGCCCCGGCCCGCGCCCGCAGCGCCGCCCAGCACTACGCCTGGTGGGCGGGCCACCCCTCGGTCACCCCCGAGCGGGCCGTCACCGAGGCCGACGCCGTCATCGCCGCGATGGCCCGGCTGGTGCCGGGCGACGGGGCGGGACAGGCCAGCGCCGCCGTCCTGCTGGCCCGCAGCGCCTCTCCCGCCTTCGCGGCGGGGATGCACTGGGGAGCCTGGGAGCGAGTCCTCAGGATCGGCCAGGAGGCCGCCAGGATTGCCGGTGAGGTCGCCGAAGAGGCGTACTTCCACCACGAGTTGGGTGTCCTCGCGCTCTGCGCCGGAAATCTGGACCGGGCCAGGGCCGAGCTGGAGACATCGATCGGCATGCGCGGTGCGCTCGCCGACAAGTCCGGGGCGGTGGCCGGCCGCCGCGCACTCGCGCTGGTGGCGGACCGCTCCGGCGGCCTCACACCCGTGGGCAGGACCCTGACGGGCGACGAGGTGCCGGCCGTGCGGCAGGAGGAGCCGGACACACCGGCCGGCGGAATCCCCGTGCTGCCGCTGTTCCCGCAGCAGACGCAGGCGCCCGCGACGGTGGTCTCCCGGCAGGTCCCGGCGCCCGCGCCCGGTGCCGGAGGCGGACGGTCCCTGCGCCGGGGGATCCTGGGCGGGGCACGGCGCAACCTGGTCGCGGTGGGGGCCGGGACCCTGCTGGCCGCCGTGCTCGGCACCGTGGTGACGCTCGGCGCGACATCCGGCAAGGACGAGCCGGCGGGCCGCGACACCACCACCGAGCAGTCGTCGAACGAGGACGACGCCGGGGGCGGACTTCCCACGGACGAACCGGCGGACGGTACGGAACCGGCGGACGGTGTGCCCGCCGGCAGCGGATCCATGTCCCCGGGCCCGTCGGATCCGGCCACCCCGAGCAGCAGCGGTACCCCGTCGCCCGGGACGTCCGGACCGGGCGGGACCCCGTCCACGGACGGGCCCACCGACGGGCTGCCGACCGACCCGCCGACGACCGGCCCGTCCTCGACGGGGAAGCCGACGGGCAGGCCGACCACGCCCCCGACGACGCCGCCGACCACCCCGCCCACCACGCCCCCGACGACGCCGCCCACCGACCCGCCGACGGACCCGCCCACCGACCCGCCCACCGACCCGGACACCTCGATGTCGGCGGGCGGCCCGACGACGGCCGGCGCCGCGGACACGGAGCGGGACGGGGTGCCGGACGGGCAGCGGGACGTGCTGCCGGACGAGGAGCCGGGCGGGCAGCCGGGCGCACCCCTGTAG
- a CDS encoding STAS domain-containing protein, whose product MHIRGDHAELVVGGRLDVRSAADARTVLHSAVDDGVGDLVLDLTELDSWDATGLGVIMGAHRRAGRAGRRLVLRGVPPQMQRLLVATRLHRILAIEGGIAADSLPRV is encoded by the coding sequence ATGCACATCAGGGGCGACCACGCCGAGCTGGTCGTCGGGGGCCGCCTCGACGTCCGAAGCGCGGCGGACGCCCGTACGGTCCTGCACTCGGCCGTCGACGACGGAGTCGGTGATCTGGTGCTGGACCTGACCGAGCTGGATTCCTGGGACGCCACCGGACTCGGCGTCATCATGGGCGCGCACCGCCGGGCCGGCCGGGCCGGGCGGCGCCTGGTGCTGCGCGGCGTACCGCCGCAGATGCAGCGACTGCTGGTGGCCACCCGGCTGCACCGCATTCTGGCCATCGAGGGCGGAATCGCCGCAGACTCCCTGCCGCGTGTGTAG
- a CDS encoding LLM class flavin-dependent oxidoreductase codes for MRVGTFVLAAQFPGQGQGEALHRAVRSTEVAEESGLDSVWLAEHHFVPYGVCPSAVTLAALLLGRTRRIRVGTAVSVLPNHHPVALGEQAALLHLTSGGRFTLGVGRGGPWVDLEVFGGGLEAYERGFPESLELLLDWLREPRVAGRGERFGFREVAVVPRADELPAQSPGSSPGPEVVVACTSPKSVRLAARKALPMLLGMHCGNEEKAEMVALWRTAAREAGHPPDVVAGAGHVSAGVAQIADGPVDAAETLVKAMPGWLRQGLGAHVTVDDRHRVMRDPVAYTELLCGLHPVGAPGAAADRLAETAERTGITRFALLVEGSGDLTATEENVRRLGTEVLPLLM; via the coding sequence ATGCGCGTGGGAACGTTCGTACTGGCAGCCCAGTTTCCGGGGCAGGGGCAGGGGGAAGCCCTGCACCGGGCTGTCCGGTCCACCGAGGTCGCGGAGGAGTCCGGACTCGATTCCGTCTGGCTGGCGGAACATCATTTCGTGCCGTACGGGGTATGCCCGTCCGCCGTCACACTGGCCGCGCTGCTGCTCGGCCGCACCCGCAGGATCCGCGTGGGTACGGCGGTGAGCGTGCTGCCCAACCACCATCCGGTGGCGCTCGGCGAACAGGCCGCGCTGCTGCACCTCACCAGCGGCGGGCGGTTCACGCTCGGAGTGGGCCGGGGCGGCCCGTGGGTGGACCTGGAGGTGTTCGGAGGCGGCCTGGAGGCGTACGAGCGGGGCTTCCCCGAATCGCTGGAGCTGCTGCTCGACTGGCTGCGGGAGCCGCGTGTGGCGGGGCGCGGGGAGCGGTTCGGCTTCCGCGAGGTGGCGGTGGTGCCCCGGGCCGACGAGCTGCCGGCCCAGAGCCCCGGGAGCTCGCCGGGGCCCGAGGTGGTCGTCGCGTGCACCTCACCGAAGAGCGTACGGCTGGCCGCGCGGAAGGCGCTTCCGATGCTGCTCGGCATGCACTGCGGCAACGAGGAGAAGGCGGAGATGGTCGCCCTGTGGCGCACGGCCGCCCGGGAGGCCGGTCATCCGCCGGACGTCGTGGCGGGGGCGGGCCATGTGTCCGCCGGGGTGGCCCAGATCGCGGACGGTCCCGTCGATGCCGCGGAGACGCTGGTGAAGGCCATGCCCGGCTGGCTGCGCCAGGGGCTCGGCGCCCATGTGACGGTCGACGACAGGCACCGTGTGATGCGGGACCCCGTCGCGTACACGGAGCTGCTCTGCGGGCTGCACCCGGTGGGTGCGCCCGGGGCGGCGGCCGACCGGCTCGCGGAGACGGCCGAACGGACCGGCATCACGCGCTTCGCGCTTCTCGTCGAGGGGTCGGGCGACCTCACGGCGACCGAGGAGAACGTACGGCGACTGGGCACCGAGGTGCTGCCGCTGCTGATGTGA
- a CDS encoding ABC transporter ATP-binding protein — protein sequence MPIISTAGLARTFATPSGPVEAVRSIDLTVGPGEIVGLLGPNGAGKTTTLRMLTTLLAPTGGAATVAGHDLLDDPAGVREKCGYVAQSGGVDPQLTVREELVTQGRLYRLSRADAVARAAELAGGLGLDALLDRKAATLSGGQRRRLDLAMGLTHRPAVLFLDEPTTGLDPGSRAGLWDLVRQLRDDHGTTVVLTTHYLDEADTLADRLVVIDGGTVVAEGTPRALKAGYAGSATASLQEAFLAITGRAAAPADAAPLSV from the coding sequence ATGCCCATCATCAGCACGGCCGGACTCGCCCGGACCTTCGCGACCCCGAGCGGCCCGGTGGAGGCCGTACGCTCCATCGATCTCACCGTCGGCCCGGGGGAGATCGTCGGCCTCCTCGGACCCAACGGCGCGGGCAAGACCACCACCCTGCGCATGCTCACCACCCTGCTCGCCCCCACCGGCGGCGCCGCCACCGTCGCCGGGCACGACCTGCTCGACGACCCCGCGGGCGTACGCGAGAAGTGCGGGTACGTCGCCCAGTCGGGCGGCGTCGACCCGCAGCTGACCGTGCGGGAGGAGCTCGTCACCCAGGGCCGGCTGTACCGGCTGAGCAGGGCGGACGCGGTGGCGCGCGCCGCCGAACTGGCCGGTGGACTCGGCCTCGACGCGCTGCTCGACCGGAAGGCGGCCACGCTCTCCGGCGGTCAGCGACGGCGGCTCGACCTGGCGATGGGCCTCACCCACCGCCCCGCCGTCCTCTTCCTCGACGAACCGACCACCGGCCTCGACCCCGGCAGCCGCGCCGGCCTGTGGGACCTGGTGCGGCAACTGCGCGACGACCACGGCACCACCGTCGTCCTGACCACCCACTACCTCGACGAGGCGGACACCCTCGCGGACCGGCTCGTCGTGATCGACGGGGGAACGGTCGTGGCCGAGGGCACGCCCCGGGCTCTGAAGGCCGGCTACGCGGGCTCCGCCACCGCCTCGCTCCAGGAGGCGTTCCTCGCGATCACCGGGCGGGCCGCGGCACCCGCCGACGCCGCTCCCCTCTCCGTCTGA
- the nucS gene encoding endonuclease NucS codes for MRLVIARCSVDYAGRLTAHLPSAPRLILVKADGSVSIHADDRAYKPLNWMSPPCTLKEGADDSEGVWTVVNKAGEKLIITMEEILHDSSHELGVDPGLIKDGVEAHLQELLADRIEILGEGHTLIRREYPTAIGPVDILCRDADGGTVAVELKRRGDIDGVEQLTRYLELLNRDPHLAPVRGVFAAQEIKPQARVLATDRGIGCVVLDYDAMRGIEDDKLRLF; via the coding sequence ATGCGTCTCGTCATCGCCCGTTGCTCCGTCGACTATGCGGGCCGGCTCACAGCCCACCTGCCCTCCGCCCCTCGTCTGATCCTGGTGAAGGCGGACGGCAGCGTGTCGATCCACGCCGACGACCGGGCGTACAAACCCCTCAACTGGATGTCTCCGCCCTGCACCCTGAAGGAGGGCGCCGACGACAGCGAAGGCGTCTGGACCGTGGTGAACAAAGCGGGCGAGAAACTCATCATCACCATGGAGGAAATCCTCCATGACTCGTCCCACGAGCTGGGCGTGGACCCGGGTCTCATCAAGGACGGGGTGGAGGCGCACCTCCAGGAACTGCTCGCCGACCGGATCGAGATCCTGGGCGAGGGACACACCCTGATCCGCCGTGAGTACCCCACCGCGATCGGCCCCGTCGACATCCTGTGCCGGGACGCGGACGGCGGGACGGTGGCCGTGGAACTCAAGCGCCGCGGCGACATCGACGGTGTCGAGCAGCTGACCCGCTACCTGGAGCTGCTGAACCGCGACCCCCATCTCGCACCGGTGCGGGGCGTCTTCGCCGCCCAGGAGATCAAGCCCCAGGCCCGTGTCCTGGCGACGGACCGCGGCATCGGCTGTGTGGTCCTCGACTACGACGCGATGCGCGGCATCGAGGACGACAAACTGCGGCTGTTCTGA